In a genomic window of Candidatus Thiothrix sulfatifontis:
- a CDS encoding DUF4080 domain-containing protein, which produces MVNTIIIATLNARYTHASLGLRYLLANQGEWQAQTKIMEFTIAMRPLDIAEQLLIGRPRIIGLRVYIWNITETTALVALLKALAPDVVIVLGGPEVSYETAQQTIVQQADYVITGAGEVSFRQLCGQLLHGQKPLNKVIAGEQVPLAQLMLPYTQYTEDDLATRSIYVEASRGCPFKCEFCLSALDKTALPFELQNFLAEMDRLWQRGLRQFRFVDRTFNLKIATTVAILDFFLERLDAATFLHFELIPDHLPDALKERITRFPPGSLQFEIGIQTFNPEVQALISRKQDNAKSAENIRWLREHSAAHLHTDLIFGLPGEDLPSFGAGFDRLMALNPHEIQVGILKRLRGTPIIRHTEAFGMVYNPQPPYNILRTDRVDFDTMQQMNRFARYWDMIANSGRFAHTLPLLLGDAPFARFWALSAWIYAQVQQTHQIALPRLFVLVHGGGQAVLGIELSVLEDALLQDYAVTGQKGQIPFLSEARKNRATPQDGGKSGNQRQLRFLN; this is translated from the coding sequence ATGGTAAACACTATTATTATTGCCACTTTGAATGCACGCTACACCCATGCCTCGTTGGGTTTACGCTACTTATTAGCCAATCAGGGTGAGTGGCAAGCGCAAACAAAAATCATGGAATTTACGATCGCAATGCGCCCGTTGGATATTGCCGAGCAATTATTAATCGGTCGACCGCGCATCATCGGTTTGAGGGTGTATATCTGGAATATCACCGAAACCACCGCCTTAGTAGCGTTGCTCAAAGCACTCGCCCCAGACGTGGTAATCGTGTTGGGCGGCCCGGAAGTCAGTTACGAAACCGCGCAACAAACAATTGTGCAGCAGGCGGATTACGTGATTACCGGGGCGGGCGAGGTGAGTTTCCGGCAGTTGTGCGGGCAATTGCTGCACGGGCAAAAGCCTTTGAATAAAGTTATTGCGGGTGAACAAGTGCCGTTGGCGCAGTTGATGCTACCGTATACGCAATACACCGAGGATGATTTGGCGACACGCTCGATTTACGTGGAAGCCTCACGCGGGTGCCCGTTCAAATGCGAGTTTTGCTTGTCGGCTTTGGATAAAACCGCGTTGCCGTTTGAATTACAAAACTTTTTGGCGGAAATGGATCGGCTGTGGCAGCGGGGTTTGCGTCAGTTTCGCTTTGTGGATCGCACCTTTAATCTGAAAATTGCCACGACGGTGGCGATTCTGGACTTTTTCTTGGAACGCTTGGATGCGGCAACGTTTTTGCATTTTGAGCTGATTCCCGACCATTTGCCGGACGCACTTAAGGAACGGATTACCCGTTTTCCACCCGGTTCTTTGCAGTTTGAAATTGGCATCCAAACCTTTAACCCAGAGGTACAGGCGCTGATTAGCCGCAAGCAAGACAATGCAAAATCGGCGGAAAATATCCGCTGGTTGCGGGAACATTCTGCCGCGCATTTGCACACCGATCTGATTTTTGGGTTGCCGGGGGAAGATTTGCCGAGTTTTGGGGCGGGTTTTGACCGTTTGATGGCCTTGAATCCGCATGAAATTCAGGTGGGTATCCTCAAGCGTTTACGCGGTACGCCGATTATTCGCCATACCGAGGCGTTTGGGATGGTGTATAACCCACAGCCGCCGTACAACATTTTGCGTACCGATCGGGTGGATTTCGACACCATGCAACAGATGAATCGGTTTGCCCGCTATTGGGACATGATCGCCAATTCCGGGCGGTTTGCGCACACCTTGCCGTTGTTGTTGGGGGATGCACCGTTTGCGCGTTTCTGGGCATTATCGGCTTGGATTTATGCGCAAGTGCAACAAACGCATCAAATTGCGTTGCCGCGTTTATTCGTGTTGGTGCATGGCGGCGGGCAGGCAGTGTTGGGGATTGAGCTAAGCGTGTTGGAAGACGCTTTGCTGCAAGATTATGCGGTCACGGGGCAGAAAGGGCAGATTCCATTTTTGAGCGAAGCCCGTAAAAACCGGGCAACGCCACAGGATGGCGGCAAAAGTGGCAATCAGCGCCAATTACGCTTTCTGAATTAG
- a CDS encoding type II toxin-antitoxin system HipA family toxin: protein MSTPAPTAPSSLDIYVQNQCSGTLGRSALRALNYVFAYSPDTAPAQAVSLTMPVMPDQYGYQQGVHPIFQMNLPEGELRELLRNRFQKTVQNFDDLALLSIVGHSQIGRIRITPAGTLPDAMPLQDMQELRTYSGTEDLFADLLQRYARYSGISGVQPKVLVRDADTVATAAQLEQFSYRDATHIVKGWNPDRFPQLAANEYFCMQAARKAGLETPDVELAAQGRLLIVKRFDLDANGGYLGFEDFCVLNGLATDDKYVGSYQDIAQRIRQFVSPTRVHEALEQFFLSLALTCAVRNGDAHLKNFGVLYNDPEGEVRFAPAFDIVSTTPYIPNDTLALLFGGSKAFPERKALLAFARQFCNINERRAKHLLEWVAHGLESTLPELQAYQHQNPAFTAIGERMQTVWKQGIAELMAIH from the coding sequence ATGAGCACCCCCGCACCGACCGCACCAAGCAGCCTCGATATTTACGTGCAAAACCAATGCAGTGGCACGCTAGGGCGCAGTGCGCTGCGAGCGCTCAATTACGTGTTTGCTTATTCACCCGATACCGCGCCTGCGCAAGCGGTGTCGCTCACCATGCCGGTCATGCCCGACCAATACGGCTATCAACAAGGGGTACACCCGATTTTTCAAATGAATCTGCCCGAAGGCGAACTGCGCGAATTATTGCGTAACCGTTTCCAAAAAACCGTGCAGAATTTTGACGACCTCGCCTTATTGAGCATCGTGGGGCATTCGCAAATCGGGCGCATCCGCATTACCCCCGCAGGAACACTGCCCGATGCGATGCCGCTGCAAGACATGCAGGAATTGCGCACCTATTCCGGCACAGAAGATTTATTCGCTGATTTATTGCAACGTTACGCTCGCTATTCAGGTATTTCCGGTGTGCAACCCAAAGTATTAGTGCGCGATGCCGATACTGTCGCCACCGCCGCGCAATTGGAGCAATTCAGTTACCGCGATGCCACCCACATTGTCAAAGGCTGGAACCCCGACCGCTTCCCACAACTTGCTGCCAACGAATATTTCTGTATGCAAGCCGCACGCAAAGCCGGGCTGGAAACCCCCGATGTGGAACTCGCCGCGCAAGGGCGTCTGTTAATCGTCAAACGTTTCGATCTGGATGCCAATGGCGGCTACCTCGGTTTTGAAGATTTCTGTGTGCTGAACGGTTTGGCCACTGATGACAAATACGTTGGCAGTTATCAAGATATTGCGCAACGCATCCGCCAATTTGTGTCCCCCACACGGGTACACGAAGCATTGGAGCAGTTTTTCCTCTCGTTAGCGCTAACCTGTGCGGTGCGCAATGGCGATGCACACCTGAAAAACTTCGGGGTACTCTACAATGACCCGGAAGGCGAAGTGCGCTTTGCACCCGCATTCGATATTGTTTCCACCACGCCGTACATCCCCAATGACACCTTGGCACTGTTATTTGGGGGCAGCAAAGCCTTCCCGGAACGCAAAGCACTGTTGGCCTTTGCCCGCCAGTTTTGCAATATCAACGAGCGTCGCGCCAAACACCTGCTGGAATGGGTGGCGCACGGCTTGGAAAGCACCTTGCCGGAATTACAAGCCTATCAACACCAAAACCCCGCCTTCACCGCAATCGGTGAACGGATGCAAACCGTTTGGAAACAAGGAATTGCCGAACTGATGGCTATCCATTAG
- a CDS encoding helix-turn-helix domain-containing protein yields the protein MTLLGQALRDARKQRRFTQADLSAKVGMSRATLSGIENGTIPEVGIRKILALCSVLGLELLVQPIAPRRPTLHTLVDEITQRKTGRTS from the coding sequence ATGACATTATTAGGGCAAGCCTTGCGCGACGCCCGCAAACAACGCCGTTTTACCCAAGCCGATTTAAGCGCAAAAGTCGGCATGAGCCGTGCTACGCTCTCTGGAATCGAAAATGGCACGATTCCCGAAGTCGGCATTCGCAAAATACTCGCCCTCTGCTCCGTGTTGGGCTTGGAATTACTCGTTCAACCCATCGCGCCGCGCCGCCCCACCTTGCACACGCTGGTGGATGAGATTACCCAACGCAAAACAGGCCGCACCTCATGA
- a CDS encoding helix-turn-helix domain-containing protein: protein MSALDLADYLRLRLRAMQMTTTEAAKRSGISRQTWHKLLRAEIGEARLSTLTQVADTLETHPLSMLRIFFSGREVSLAGRRGGSTAFVLGFVADVTFPDNSQVRVGEEFEKTWEVTNLGKEAWIGWHLQCVSVDGDASLLPMRENVPIPDTQPGEQVRLTVRLRAPNTPCSAVISHWKCVNAAGEIAIPSHAGLYCMVKVVA, encoded by the coding sequence ATGTCTGCATTAGATTTGGCAGATTACTTGCGTTTGCGTCTGCGTGCCATGCAGATGACAACCACGGAAGCTGCAAAACGTTCTGGTATTTCACGCCAAACATGGCACAAGCTGTTGCGTGCCGAAATTGGTGAAGCACGCTTATCCACCCTGACGCAGGTGGCGGATACGCTGGAAACACACCCATTAAGCATGTTGCGCATCTTTTTTAGTGGGCGCGAAGTGTCACTGGCCGGGCGTAGAGGCGGTAGCACGGCTTTTGTGCTGGGTTTTGTGGCGGATGTAACCTTCCCCGACAATAGCCAGGTTCGCGTCGGGGAAGAGTTTGAGAAAACCTGGGAAGTTACCAATTTAGGCAAAGAAGCTTGGATTGGTTGGCATTTGCAATGCGTGAGCGTTGACGGCGACGCGAGCCTGTTGCCAATGCGTGAAAATGTGCCGATTCCTGATACTCAGCCGGGTGAGCAGGTGCGTTTAACGGTGCGTTTGCGTGCACCCAATACACCGTGCAGTGCCGTGATTTCGCATTGGAAATGTGTCAATGCGGCGGGTGAAATAGCCATTCCTTCTCATGCTGGGCTGTATTGCATGGTTAAAGTAGTGGCTTGA
- a CDS encoding CDP-6-deoxy-delta-3,4-glucoseen reductase, translating into MTFKVTVQPSGHTFWAEANEAILEAGLRQGVALPYGCRGGVCGSCAATVLSGQVHYPFGEPQGLAPYEEERGKAFLCMAAALSDLEIDAPRVGLEPDIEIKALPVRVEKLRKLAADVMELTLKLPASERLRFRAGQYVDILLKDGKRRGFSLANAPFNDQFLELHIRHVPGGYFTSHVFNEMKEKALLRIEGPLGSFYIRESERPLILMGGGTGFAPLKGMLEQMMAQGLEKPVHLYWGVRAKADLYMDSVVRSWVSRHPLLTYVPVLSEPLPEDAWAGRTGWVHDAVARDFPDSAGHDVYLSGPPPMVNAAQMAFLAQGLPEAQLFYDSFEYSPDRLKAMQG; encoded by the coding sequence ATGACTTTCAAGGTAACGGTTCAACCTTCGGGACACACATTTTGGGCAGAAGCTAACGAGGCAATTTTGGAGGCGGGTTTGCGCCAAGGCGTGGCGTTGCCTTACGGTTGTCGTGGCGGGGTGTGTGGTTCGTGCGCTGCCACCGTGCTGAGTGGGCAGGTGCATTACCCGTTTGGTGAACCGCAAGGGCTTGCGCCGTATGAGGAAGAACGTGGCAAAGCGTTTTTGTGCATGGCTGCGGCGTTGAGCGATCTGGAAATTGATGCGCCGCGTGTGGGGCTGGAGCCGGACATTGAAATCAAAGCCTTGCCAGTGCGGGTTGAAAAGCTGCGCAAATTGGCGGCGGATGTGATGGAGTTGACGCTGAAATTGCCCGCGTCCGAACGCTTGCGGTTTCGGGCGGGGCAATACGTCGACATTTTGCTGAAAGATGGCAAGCGGCGCGGTTTTTCGCTGGCGAATGCGCCGTTTAACGATCAGTTTCTGGAATTGCATATTCGCCATGTGCCAGGTGGTTATTTCACCAGCCATGTGTTCAATGAGATGAAAGAAAAGGCTTTGTTACGCATTGAGGGGCCGTTGGGAAGTTTTTATATCCGCGAATCCGAACGCCCGCTGATTTTGATGGGCGGTGGCACGGGGTTTGCGCCGCTAAAAGGCATGTTGGAACAGATGATGGCGCAAGGCTTGGAGAAGCCAGTGCACTTGTATTGGGGCGTGCGGGCTAAGGCAGATTTGTACATGGATAGCGTGGTGCGCAGTTGGGTGTCGCGTCACCCGTTGTTGACTTATGTGCCGGTGTTATCGGAGCCGTTGCCGGAAGATGCTTGGGCGGGGCGCACGGGCTGGGTACACGATGCGGTGGCGCGTGATTTCCCGGATTCGGCGGGGCATGATGTGTATTTGAGCGGGCCGCCACCGATGGTGAATGCGGCGCAAATGGCGTTTTTGGCGCAGGGTTTGCCGGAGGCGCAATTGTTTTACGATTCGTTTGAATACAGCCCGGATAGGCTGAAAGCGATGCAGGGGTGA
- the purT gene encoding formate-dependent phosphoribosylglycinamide formyltransferase, protein MRIGTPLSPSATRVMLLGSGELGKEVIIALQRLGVEVIAVDRYADAPGHPVAHRAHAINMADPQALRALVEAEQPHFIVPEIEAIATDELAAIEAAGLAEVIPTARATQLTMNREGIRRLAAETLGLPTSRYHFASSLAEMQAAAADVGYPCFVKPVMSSSGKGQSMLKSADEVEAAWEYALSAGRVNHGRVIVEECIHFDYEITLLTVRAVGENGAIATHFCDPIGHRQVKGDYVESWQPQAMSASALAKAEDIAAKITDNLGGRGLFGVELFVRGDEVYFSEVSPRPHDTGMVTMATQFQNEFELHARAILGLPVNTALHSTGASAVIYGGLEAEGIAFEGVEHALQVPESDVRLFGKPVAFERRRMGVALARGKDTDEARARAAEAAGRVKPIKN, encoded by the coding sequence ATGCGCATCGGAACCCCGCTTTCCCCCTCAGCCACCCGCGTCATGCTGCTTGGCAGCGGCGAACTCGGCAAAGAAGTCATCATTGCCCTGCAACGCTTAGGCGTGGAAGTGATCGCGGTTGACCGTTACGCCGATGCGCCGGGGCATCCCGTTGCACACCGCGCCCACGCCATCAATATGGCAGACCCGCAAGCCTTACGCGCCTTGGTGGAAGCCGAACAGCCGCATTTTATCGTGCCGGAAATCGAAGCGATTGCCACCGACGAACTCGCCGCGATTGAAGCCGCCGGTTTAGCAGAAGTGATTCCTACCGCACGCGCCACGCAACTGACCATGAACCGCGAAGGCATCCGCCGGTTGGCAGCGGAAACCTTGGGTTTGCCGACTTCGCGCTACCACTTCGCCTCCAGCTTGGCAGAGATGCAAGCCGCCGCCGCTGACGTGGGCTACCCCTGTTTCGTCAAGCCGGTGATGTCATCCTCCGGCAAAGGCCAGTCGATGCTAAAAAGCGCGGACGAGGTGGAAGCCGCGTGGGAATACGCGCTGTCAGCGGGGCGGGTGAATCATGGGCGGGTGATTGTGGAAGAATGCATCCATTTTGATTACGAAATCACCTTGCTTACCGTGCGAGCGGTGGGGGAAAACGGCGCAATCGCTACCCATTTCTGCGACCCGATTGGGCATCGCCAAGTCAAAGGCGATTACGTCGAAAGCTGGCAGCCGCAAGCCATGAGCGCCAGCGCCCTTGCCAAAGCGGAAGACATTGCCGCGAAAATTACGGATAACCTCGGCGGGCGCGGCTTGTTTGGGGTGGAATTATTCGTGCGTGGCGATGAGGTGTATTTCTCCGAAGTCAGCCCGCGCCCGCACGACACCGGCATGGTGACAATGGCAACGCAATTCCAGAACGAATTCGAGCTACATGCCCGCGCTATCCTCGGTTTGCCGGTGAATACTGCATTGCATTCCACGGGCGCAAGTGCGGTAATTTACGGCGGGCTGGAAGCGGAAGGCATTGCGTTTGAAGGCGTGGAACACGCGCTGCAAGTGCCAGAAAGCGACGTGCGCTTATTCGGCAAGCCGGTGGCGTTCGAGCGGCGGCGCATGGGCGTGGCGTTAGCGCGGGGCAAAGATACGGATGAAGCGCGAGCACGAGCGGCAGAAGCGGCAGGGCGCGTGAAGCCAATTAAAAATTAA
- a CDS encoding helix-turn-helix transcriptional regulator, with protein MDLANYVQRRMQVLGLSIKDVAERSGLSRQTWHKLMRAEIQEAKVSTLIKVAATLRTSVPDLLEVYFQSNGASNHQWKQYSAGGATV; from the coding sequence ATGGATTTAGCCAATTACGTGCAACGCCGGATGCAGGTGTTGGGTCTCAGCATCAAAGACGTGGCAGAGCGTTCGGGGCTTTCGCGGCAAACATGGCACAAGCTAATGCGCGCCGAGATTCAGGAGGCGAAAGTGTCGACCTTAATCAAAGTGGCGGCGACGTTGCGGACTTCGGTTCCCGATTTATTGGAGGTGTATTTCCAATCGAATGGGGCATCGAATCATCAGTGGAAGCAGTATTCGGCAGGTGGCGCGACAGTCTAA